The nucleotide sequence AGCTGGTTGCGTGAAAATTAAGACTGAGATCAAAAGATACAACAATGAATGTGTAGGATACACAACAGAGGCAGCAACCATTGACAACCCCAGCAGCAACGTGTCCAGTAAAAGCAACCAGACACAGCAGAACCCCGACAGCCATCATAGCGCATATAAACCTGCCCCGCCAccaaaaatcaagaatcaaGAAACCCACTAAAGAAAAAGCAAGTATTCCAAAACAAAATACAAAAGATAGATATGCAAATAACTAAGAAATCAATCGCAAGAACCGAAGTCCCATTCATCAATGAATACTGATGGCTTCTTTTTGCAATCTTGtcattaaataaaaaatctcCCGATTACTCAATCAACAAGGACGGAATAACTAGTCCAAACAAAAAGGTCATAGACAACGAAGAGAAAACAACTTTTTAATCCATCCCCATTCATCAAAatccctcttctttttttctttttttttcctcgagAGAAATCAATCCCTCAATTAAACATTATAGAATAACAAATCGGATCAAAAAAGTCATGATAGAAGAACGTTACCAAGGAGCCGGGAGGCCTTCGAGATCAAGACCAAGCCCTTGCCGGTTCCAGCTATTTAGCACCCATACCGAATAGATCAAGATCGATACACCGACGAATGTCTGCAAGAAGCTAAAGAACTTGAGGAGGAATGCGAGGCAGCTCCGCCCAAAGCAGGGACGCATCTTTCTCTCCACCCTCAGGAGCAAAAACCCTAGGGCGGAAGCAATCCAAGAACTCGAGAATTCTGCTGCATTACAAGCCCTAaacctcccccctttcttcggtttcttcctcttcttctgaggggagagagagagaagggatgaTTGGCGAAGAAATGGGTGCAGGTTGCCGTTTTATGCGAACGAGGCTATAAAAGTCTTTGTCGAAGGGAGACGAGGAAAGGAAACGGTTGGAAGGATGGGAAGAGCCGGATGGCCGGGCAACCGGGGACAGAGAGGAGCCATCATTAAGGGCAGGCGTTTTTGAGTTCCTTTGGAGGTACAATTATTGGAGAATGTCGGTGTGAGGTTGCAAAATGTCTGAGCCCACATTATCTTGGCTGCAATATAGTTTATACAACCTTCGAATTCCGACCCGGGCTGCAAGTTGGATGGGTTGGGTCTTGATCCAGTGAATACGAGTCTTGTTCGCATTGGATTTCGATCTAGGTTTTATATTCAAATTTGATCATTTACTTGATAAGATGGGATCTAATTTTCAAGTGGTAGATGTGGAATTGTGATCTATAATCTGTGGGGCCAATTTAGGGTGAATCAAATTTGGCATGTGTTCGATCTAGATCCTCATAGTCCAGATCCAATTTTCGAGTGGTAGATGTGGAATTGTGATCTATAATCTATGGGGTCAATTTAGGGCTGAATCAAATTTGGCATGTGCTCGATCGAGATCCTCATAGTCCTTGGCATCGCCACTCTCCGCCGTCACGTAGGCACGAACAAATACATGTTTTGttgtaatgcaacttttgcatcctaaaatgagaaaaataatagatcttGCCAAATCATGGTTTGCCTTCACTTACTAAGACACGCACACCTCCTTGTACCTTAAAAAACATAGCACACTTCTGAAAATCATTGAGTCATGGATCCATCCAAATGTTTCAAGATTTGCATAACAAAACTATgtaaatttcatatattgccaAGTGCGACTCCCAAGCGCACATCAGACCTACATATGGCACATCTCTATTTAGATTAGTGCAGCATATCAATGCCGCATAACTCCGTGTCCGGTAAGTAATTTCTATTGGTATGCTGCCCAATAAAAACATCGCAAGCatcttaattctactttcatatcACATCAAGAAATTGatgttttcttctcttgaatgCTTCAAACCACTTCTATTTTTGTATAATCATTACCATTCATTTCATCCATGGAAGCAACATTTTCGTAATGAGTGATAATACtagtatatttaaaaaaatgttgTGATCATATAAGAACTTTGGCAACTGTTGCTTTCCATCCTTGCTTTGCTCGAAGGGTGTCATGATAAAGGCTAGAAACAATTTAATTGCAACTTTAGTATCCCAATATCATTAGTGTTAGTATCTGGACTAGTCATTTAATCAAGGAGGGCTACCCATTATTTAGATAGTTTATAAAAATATGCACAGAAATTACTAAAGTTTAATAATGATAAAAGGTTTTCCAGACACCATGAATGGGATTATCTGGAAATCATATCAAGATGTGGAAAGTTATTTGCAGTTGGTCATGAATGATTCGTGAAGTGGTTTTCGTAGCTACTGTTTGGGATCCCAAAAGGCTCATGATATACAATGGATGATTTTCCTCAATTCATTTTTATTGAGTATTATAATTTGATGATCCCAGATTTGGCTGGAGCTTCAATAGTCCTATCAGCTGGAATAAATTTAATTCAGATGGGAACGAATTGGTGTTCGTATTGGGTACGGTAATTGGTTGTTCTTGTTTTATGGCTGGCTAgacttttatttttgtattttgtaTGGCTTGGGTAAATTTCTTCTACATGATATTAATCTGAATGATATTGCGTGTGTAGGTTTTGCAGTTTGGTGTTAATTTGGGTGCTGTTCAAATCAGTTCAAGGTAGAGGAAACTGAATACCACAACCATTTCAAACATACAAATCTATGTTCAACCATATAACATTTCAGGCAGGAGCAGGcctagaggaagagggagaagtaGGTACCCATGGAGGCACAAGCATTGTGATTCctggtagtttttttttttttttccatttcaaCTTTTTATTAATGTGACTGATTGATTCATTTTAGCCATTGAAAAGGACATTACTTATCTAGCTCAATAGCAGTCTAGCTTAATAGCAGACTACAGGTTGTTAAACTTGTTCTCTACACTTGCTGCAGAAAGGTTAAATTTTTGTGAAAGCTTTAGCCTTAGaaatgtctgcaattgcactgtttttttaatatcaatagGCACTCTTTTATTTGGAAAAATGGTGCAGAATAAACTAGTTTCGTTGCCTTTATAAATTTCTTGGATAGATGTGCTTAAAGTTTACATCCACTTTTGATTAAGGGTTATTACAACCATCTAGTCCTGGCATTCATGAGGCATTGCCAGGCTATCTATATACATCAGTTAGTAATAGTTCAAGAGGAAATTTTACTTACCTACCTTCAAATTAAACTTAAGATAATGTAGGTCAATGAATTTAAGATAGTATGGATGAATCAAACTCTGCTAGGGGACAATGTTTTCCATGATGAAATTGATGGGAAATCTTTACATTTGTGCATTATCTGAATGAGTTTGAACAAGCTTGTGATGGAGCTGAGCTTGAATAAAGCTTTTATTCGCTTTCGCAAACCCAAAGTATTTCTTAGATTAAAGCTTGAGCTTTAATGAAGTTTGAGCCTACCTTGTTTCCTAACCAATGGAGCATCATGGAGCTGGAGCTAGTTATCGGTTCATTTGCAGCTCTGTTTAAGTCGATCAACGAACTAAAGAAAGAAGATAAAAATGTCTTAAACAAAggtagagaaaagaaaaagttccTACATACCGGGTCCTGCTAAattaaaaattctttaatatttgtttttttttgtgttggAGCTAAAGGCTAGAAAGATGACTGAAGATAAACTAATCTTATCACCGAAATTACACCATGCTCGTGCCCCCCAGGAGGGAGGTATGAGACATATTTTGTAGTACATTTATATATATAGCAGGAAATATATAAAATGAGAAATGAACTTGATATATCTAGGATGGTAGTGCTATCCTCATGTACTCTATGTACCAAGAAGGGTAGTGTTATCCTCACGTATTCGACAAAATTTAGTAGGCATCTCTAGGCAACTCTAGTAGGTTGTGTGCTTCGACACGATCCATTTTCAGGGCTAGTTGATCCGGTGCAGGTGAAAGTCAACATATGGCTCAACATTTTCAACCTACAAGAGCAATGCATATGAAACGTGAGGCTACCATAACAAAGAATACCGGAACTTTTTAGCTCAACTAACACATAGAGACTAAGTGGGCTCAAATTTAGTTCATCTGCCTCATTATGAAATTATTCCAGAAAAAATTTTTGGAAGTAATAATGCCCTTTTGTTTGATCTTTTTTTCAAAGCTTAAAAGATTTCGCTGCCAGATAAAACTCTATATGACAGCCACTACTATCAAAGTCTACCTCAAGTAAACACTTAATTGTAGATGCTATTAATTGGATACTGAGAggtttattaaataatataaacAGGATATGGCTAGTTTGCCCCCCtttgctttctttcttcttcttttttttttttttttttttgagaaaatcagGGTAGGACTAGTTATGGTATAAAACTATAGCTAGGCAGCTGTTTACTGATTATTTTCAAGAACTGTCTTGAGCCCAGCACAAAAACAACTCAAAAGCCATTCTTTGTGCCTGTGTGTATATTGTGTGTTTGTATGTATCATGTTTAACATGTGAAGAAAGACAATTAAGCCTAAGAGGGTTTCAAGTGTCGAAGATGTTGATCAAATAACAATTATTAAATTCATATACAATAATAGAGTACTAATAATATTTGTatcgaaaaaaaagagaatacaTGTAATATTGTTTATTACTTTATTCATGCATTTTTGTGGAAGCACATCTTTTACTGATTTTTGTTCGATCATAGTTGATCCAAAGAAACTGGTCAGTGAGCTATGATATGTAGAAGATTaaaataacctttttctttgatTCACTAAAGAATCCTACTGATCATAGACATTTGCAAAATCAGGTTTGTGATGCTTGATATGGAGCAAAATGAGAAGTCTAATTACCAAAATGGGTATAATTGGATTGCAAGCAAATCAAACGATAGTATCACTATTCAGAaagcaagaattttttttttttaaaagaaaacaaattaaaGACCTAGCAACATGAAAGGGCATATCACCCTACCGAGTTTGTTACTTTCAGCAGCATTAAATTCCTTTGCTGGTTCCTGGTTCATCCATTACGCAACTCTGCCAAAGAATAACAAGAATCTTTTGATATACAAATATCATAAAGGAAAATGACAATGACAgagtacaatatttatagtgacTTATGAGGAGATTTCAATTACAATTCTCAGATAGTAATCAATCATCACAGATAGCAAATGCAATGGCTGCTAAAAGCCACTGCAGAAAACAATAGTAATAGTACTATTGATTTAGATCTATAAAATGGCATAATTCCAATCAAAGTCGAAACCTTAATTATAACTTCAAATATGAGCAATATACTGCAGAAATATGATGCATGGTACTTCCATTCCATTGGTATGAAGGATAACAACAATGATGAAACATCCCATGGTTACCTGAGATGATCCATTAAGGCGATGAGTGCCAATAAAATGACAATAGGGATCACCAATTTGTGGGATTTGAACCATATTTGTGCTGTGCATGCTGCCTGGGCTCGATGTTGGATTTGGCTGCCAAGGTGCCCGCGCTCTGCTTTGATCAGCCACGGCCATGCCCATATTCGGCGAACCAAAGGACGGCACCAAGGGCCTTGGGCCAAGTTGAGCTGGAGCAGGCCCAGCAAGAGGAACACAAGGCAAGAAAGATCCATAACGAAGCACCGGAAGGCCCAGCCCCCCAGCGCCAATCTGTGGGCCCATTGTCAATGCTGGGCCCGTACCCAAACCCATGCCCATGCCCATGCCCATGCCCATGCCGATCCCCAAATGCGGCAGGTACGTCTGAACACCTGGAAATATCGCTGGCCCCGCGTTGCATCCCACGGACATCATCTGCAGCAGCAGCTTAACGTTGTAATAGATAAACCTGGCCCAACTTATGTGTATGAATGGGTTGGGGGTGTATCTTTCTTgaaaaagaaggattcaccttccttcttCGCATGAATCCACTATTGGATCGTGTGTTAGAGATCTGTGCAGGCAGATGAATGATGGAGTTCGAAGCATTTTGAGATAATCCAATGATGGATTCATTTGAAGTaaagtgaatccttctttcgttCAAAAGTTACAACCCCTATTCTCTGAATGTCATTGTAGAGAAAATTGCTTGTCAGGCTCTCATGCTCGATATAAACATCATAATGTGGCACAATAGTTGGTTGTTAGCATCAACAGCAACAACCTTAATTGAGATTAACTTTACCTGCATGAAATGCTCGATTCGAAGAATACAGCATAGCTGTGGAGTGATTCCAGATAAGCTGGTTTGTTCAAGTTTTGTTAAATGCTTTTGTATGAGCCAGAATAGGGTGATCCTTGCATTCTACTTTAAAGAACATACTCATGGTAAACAGGAATGAAGTATTGATTGATGCAAGATAGATATACCTGGACCTGTAACTGGAGTGATTTCAAGTATTCAATGGCTTCGTCGAGCATCGAAGCTTTGTCagactgaaaattgaaagaaaagaaaagggattTAGAGTGGAAGATTATCTGAATGTTGCCGGTTGAGTAGATTAGATTACCTTGTTGCATCTGGGACTGGGAATGAGTTCTTGCAAGGCCTTCATCTTCTCATTTATTCTATCCCGACGCCTCTGCAGTGGTTGCCAGCCATGGCAATGATGTCAGATAATAAGTAGAGATTTGGTGAACAGGAAAAGGAAATGAAAAATAACTAAAAACAAATTGCATGTTTAGTCTAAAGAAGTGTACCCGCTCAGCAAGATTGTGGACCTCTGCAGCACCTGACCTTCTCATGGATGCA is from Phoenix dactylifera cultivar Barhee BC4 chromosome 18, palm_55x_up_171113_PBpolish2nd_filt_p, whole genome shotgun sequence and encodes:
- the LOC103707024 gene encoding transcription factor APG; translated protein: MLDSCYCVGDFDLHDDDHPVRHIIPALLEDELPELMSQKGSVTNPVHGDRVQKRPPRPEIGSAAVEAAARELFVEEDGMTAWLHYQIGDDDGDLYRELPAAGAGDGGQVPADRGHGLAVEKQGVVVESSETLADGQAAVMGLRRGPAKAHAGDGRKRKAREGDNSEFQSEDAEFESGDKGKDTHRSASMRRSGAAEVHNLAERRRRDRINEKMKALQELIPSPRCNKSDKASMLDEAIEYLKSLQLQVQMMSVGCNAGPAIFPGVQTYLPHLGIGMGMGMGMGMGLGTGPALTMGPQIGAGGLGLPVLRYGSFLPCVPLAGPAPAQLGPRPLVPSFGSPNMGMAVADQSRARAPWQPNPTSSPGSMHSTNMVQIPQIGDPYCHFIGTHRLNGSSQSCVMDEPGTSKGI